A genomic window from Salvia hispanica cultivar TCC Black 2014 chromosome 5, UniMelb_Shisp_WGS_1.0, whole genome shotgun sequence includes:
- the LOC125186274 gene encoding putative serine/threonine-protein kinase-like protein CCR3 translates to MTRSFLGIISATILLLFSVIPPPPASALGGSGATIAAVYGSSTTVCSIAAEQAIQQIQCWRDGQLLPPILPTVSFDYLAGGRDTLCAVRSGGLSLLCWNTTFAPKRIYNTSSAPLTSLAIGDAQICALRNTTSDSAICWRGNSVQFPDRFRMISSGLRFSCGVTETTNRVLCWGDGGGSSSSVQLDFANLSMFNIHVGGNHACGIDVLGIVICKGSNDTGQLNIPANTSGDYRDLALGASHTCAITRSNGSVVCWGGDDREFSSSITDGISFESIVAGFNFTCGLTRRNFSVVCWGAGWPTSANNLLPLQKTLPGPCVQTPCSCGEYPDYETLCVGDGHICAPCDPISADPALPPPRSTSPSRGLRRGLLAFAIVGSVGGFAGICSVVYCLWRSGVCFGKKKVHNSVQPTITNSGSNPPSRSSTLRRQASILMRRQRSGTSSKQHADKAAEFLFSDLAEATRNFAAENRIGAGSFGVVYRGKLPNGREVAIKRSESGSKAKKFQEKENAFESEISFLSRLHHKHLVKLVGYCEEKEERLLVYDFMKNGALYDHLHSKSNVEKSSSVINSWRMRIKIALDAARGVEYLHSYAVPPIIHRDIKSSNILLDASWTARVSDFGLSLMGPEDERDYRPMKAAGTVGYIDPEYYGLNVLTVKSDVYGFGVVLLELLTGKRAIFKNADEGGAPVSVVDYAVPAIMAGEVGRILDRRVGAAEVNEMEAVELVAYTARHCVHLEGKDRPSMSDIIINLDRALGLCEESHGSISSGTISIASD, encoded by the coding sequence ATGACGAGATCCTTTTTGGGCATCATATCCGCCACCATTCTACTCCTTTTCTCCGTGATTCCTCCGCCGCCAGCCTCCGCGCTCGGCGGCTCCGGCGCCACCATCGCCGCCGTGTACGGATCCTCCACCACCGTCTGCTCCATAGCAGCCGAACAAGCCATCCAACAAATCCAGTGCTGGAGGGATGGCCAATTGCTGCCCCCAATCCTCCCTACCGTCTCCTTCGATTACCTCGCCGGCGGCCGTGACACTCTCTGCGCCGTCCGCTCCGGCGGCCTCAGCCTCCTCTGCTGGAACACCACCTTCGCCCCCAAACGCATCTACAACACCTCCTCCGCCCCCCTCACCTCCCTCGCAATCGGAGACGCCCAAATCTGCGCATTGAGGAATACTACTTCCGATTCTGCAATTTGCTGGCGCGGAAATTCCGTTCAATTTCCCGATCGATTTCGCATGATTTCGTCGGGGCTCCGATTTTCCTGCGGTGTTACTGAGACTACCAACAGAGTTTTGTGTTGGGGCGACGGCGGCGGCTCTTCATCTTCAGTCCAATTAGATTTTGCAAATTTGTCAATGTTCAATATCCACGTCGGCGGGAATCACGCCTGCGGAATTGACGTCTTAGGAATCGTGATTTGCAAAGGCAGCAACGACACCGGTCAACTGAATATACCGGCCAACACCTCCGGCGATTACAGAGACCTCGCGCTCGGAGCGAGCCACACGTGCGCGATCACGAGGTCCAACGGCAGCGTGGTGTGCTGGGGCGGAGATGACAGAGAGTTCTCGAGCAGCATTACCGATGGAATCTCTTTCGAATCGATTGTTGCAGGTTTCAATTTCACCTGTGGATTGACTCGCCGCAACTTCTCCGTCGTCTGCTGGGGCGCCGGATGGCCTACCAGCGCCAACAACTTGCTGCCGCTGCAGAAGACTCTCCCCGGGCCCTGCGTCCAGACGCCGTGCTCCTGCGGCGAGTATCCCGATTACGAGACGCTCTGCGTTGGAGACGGCCATATCTGCGCTCCTTGTGATCCGATTTCCGCCGATCCTGCTCTGCCTCCGCCTAGAAGCACTAGTCCTTCTCGGGGGCTGAGAAGGGGCTTATTAGCGTTCGCAATTGTAGGATCCGTCGGCGGCTTCGCAGGGATTTGCTCTGTGGTTTACTGTCTCTGGCGTAGCGGCGTTTGTTTCGGGAAGAAGAAGGTGCACAATTCCGTACAGCCGACGATCACCAATTCGGGCAGCAATCCGCCGTCGCGATCGTCGACGCTGCGGCGGCAGGCGTCGATCCTGATGCGGCGGCAGCGGAGCGGCACGTCGTCGAAGCAGCACGCCGACAAGGCGGCGGAGTTTCTCTTCTCCGATCTGGCCGAGGCCACGCGAAACTTCGCCGCCGAGAATAGAATCGGCGCCGGCAGCTTCGGCGTGGTGTACAGAGGGAAACTCCCCAACGGCCGCGAGGTGGCGATCAAGCGGAGCGAATCGGGGTCGAAAGCGAAGAAATTCCAGGAGAAGGAAAACGCGTTCGAATCGGAGATCTCGTTTCTCTCGCGATTGCATCACAAGCATTTAGTTAAATTAGTAGGCTACTGcgaggagaaagaagagaggCTTCTGGTTTACGATTTCATGAAAAATGGAGCTCTCTACGATCACCTCCACAGCAAGAGCAACGTCGAGAAAAGCAGCAGCGTCATCAATTCATGGCGGATGAGGATCAAAATCGCTCTCGACGCCGCCCGCGGCGTCGAGTACCTCCACAGCTACGCGGTCCCCCCGATCATCCACCGTGACATCAAGTCCTCCAACATCCTCCTGGACGCCAGCTGGACGGCGAGGGTGTCCGATTTCGGCCTATCCCTAATGGGGCCGGAGGACGAGAGGGACTACCGGCCCATGAAGGCCGCGGGCACGGTCGGGTACATTGACCCCGAGTATTACGGGCTCAATGTGCTGACGGTGAAGAGCGACGTGTATGGCTTTGGGGTGGTGTTGCTGGAGCTATTGACCGGGAAGCGGGCGATTTTCAAGAACGCGGACGAGGGTGGAGCGCCGGTGAGCGTGGTGGACTACGCCGTGCCAGCGATCATGGCCGGGGAAGTGGGCCGGATCCTGGACAGGCGGGTTGGGGCGGCCGAGGTGAACGAGATGGAGGCGGTGGAGCTGGTGGCGTACACGGCGAGGCATTGTGTGCATTTGGAAGGGAAGGATAGGCCTTCCATGAGTGACATTATCATTAATTTGGATCGAGCTTTGGGTCTGTGTGAAGAGAGCCATGGTAGCATTTCCAGCGGGACAATTTCCATCGCTTCGGATTGa
- the LOC125191067 gene encoding dual specificity tyrosine-phosphorylation-regulated kinase 2-like has translation MAELELEAVLRFLRENGLSESESALMEDVMDKSGAGASELDKFVFPMAPPPPLLRIPSARRPEESSDDEFVSLASSTTQLCSSEFTNPYGVRTSRAASQTSSDGLTQFGTARDYPDFDMQNDLFWYKEKDEDFTMPTPHAGGDFCGDLSEDKFVTAVQAGEHVEDQAAYNFISVESIGNVASRCKKDNLKDETYKDYYELHDHIRLEQGIREQTDPHDNQLMMNWTNANFSIKQNSTYDWVDSFDNDHDLDLHTVQKNNQPNNNDDDFDFTYDRVITGELHEPQVPVNEENDTVADDELHLCETKDEEFETFNLRIIHRKNRTGFEENKEFPIVINSIIASRYYVAEFLGSAAFSKVVQAHDLYSGMDVCLKIIKNDKDFFDQSLDEIKLLKFVNKHDPADEWHILRLYDYFYHQEHLFIVTELLKANLYEFQKYNFESGGDAYFTLSRLQIITQQCLEALSYLHDLGIIHCDLKPENILIKSYRRCEIKIIDLGSSCFQSDNLSLYVQSRSYRAPEVMLGLPYDQKIDLWSVGCILAELHSGEVLFPNEAVVTLLARIIGILGPIDMEMLQNGQETNKYFTDDHELYCLNEETNELELIVPEESSLDHHLQISDSIFADFLKYLLEINPARRPTAREALQHPWLSISYT, from the exons ATGGCGGAGCTTGAGCTCGAGGCGGTGCTGCGATTCCTGAGGGAGAACGGATTGTCGGAATCGGAATCAGCGCTGATGGAGGATGTGATGGACAAATCGGGAGCTGGCGCTTCCGAATTGGACAAGTTCGTCTTCCCGATGGCGCCTCCGCCTCCGCTGCTCAGAATTCCGTCGGCTCGGCGCCCGGAGGAGAGCTCCGATGATGAGTTCGTCAGCCTCGCTTCTTCTACTACTCAATTGTGCTCCTCTG AGTTTACGAACCCGTACGGGGTTCGTACGAGTCGTGCAGCTTCGCAGACCTCATCCGATGGATTGACTCAGTTTGGGACAGCTCGAGATTACCCTGATTTCGATATGCAAAATGACCTCTTCTGGTACAAGGAGAAGGACGAGGACTTTACTATGCCGACCCCCCACGCTGGAGGGGATTTTTGTGGTGATTTAAGCGAGGATAAGTTTGTAACAGCCGTGCAAGCAGGAGAGCATGTAGAGGATCAAGCTGcgtataattttatatccGTTGAGAGCATCGGTAATGTGGCAAGCCGATGCAAAAAGGACAATTTGAAGGATGAGACTTACAAAGACTATTATGAGTTGCACGATCACATTCGACTGGAACAAG GTATTCGAGAACAGACGGATCCACACGACAATCAATTGATGATGAACTGGACTAACGCTAACTTCTCCATCAAACAGAATTCTACTTATGATTGGGTGGACAGTTTTGATAATGACCACGACCTCGACCTCCATACTGTTCAGAAAAATAATCAGCCAAACAACAACGACGATGACTTTGACTTTACGTATGACAGAGTTATAACAGGAGAACTTCATGAGCCCCAGGTCCCGGTAAATGAAGAGAACGATACAGTTGCTGATGATGAACTCCACTTATGCGAGACAAAGGACGAAGAATTTGAGACATTTAATCTAAGAATTATACACCGGAAAAACAG GACCGGGTTTGAAGAGAACAAGGAGTTTCCAATTGTGATAAATAGCATTATAGCAAGTAGATACTATGTAGCTGAATTCCTCGGATCTGCTGCGTTCAGCAAAGTAGTCCAGGCACATGATCTATACTCGGGGATGGATGTTTGCTtgaaaatcattaaaaacGACAAGGACTTCTTCGACCAGAGCTTAGATGAGATCAAACTTCTGAAGTTTGTAAATAAGCACGACCCGGCTGATGAATGGCACATTTTACGCCTTTATGATTACTTCTACCACCAG GAGCATCTATTTATTGTTACGGAACTTCTCAAAGCAAACTTATATGAATTTCAGAAATACAACTTCGAATCTGGTGGAGATGCCTATTTTACATTGAGTAGGCTGCAG ATCATAACTCAACAGTGTCTAGAGGCTCTGTCGTATCTGCATGACTTAGGAATCATTCACTGTGATCTTAAGCCCGAAAACATCCTGATAAAGAGTTACCGAAGATgtgagataaaaataatcgaTCTTGGCAGCAGTTGCTTTCAGAGTGACAACCTATCCCTGTACGTTCAATCTCGTTCCTATAGGGCTCCCGAGGTTATGTTAGGCCTTCCCTACGACCAAAAGATTGATCTATGGTCTGTTGGCTGCATTTTGGCCGAGCTGCATTCTGGAGAG GTCCTATTTCCAAACGAAGCAGTTGTTACGCTTCTTGCGCGCATAATAGGAATCCTTGGTCCTATCGACATGGAAATGCTGCAGAACGGCCAGGAGACCAATAAGTATTTCACAGATgatcacgaactttattgttTGAACGAG GAAACAAATGAGCTCGAACTTATTGTCCCCGAGGAGTCCTCGTTGGATCATCACCTGCAGATTTCTGATTCCATTTTTGCGGACTTCTTGAAATACTTGCTTGAGATTAACCCAGCGAGACGACCTACGGCGAGAGAGGCACTACAGCACCCTTGGCTTTCCATTTCATACACTTGA